A section of the Pimelobacter simplex genome encodes:
- a CDS encoding HAD family hydrolase produces MTSAPPGLPAAVLWDMDGTIVDTEPYWMAAEQAIAEEHGGTWTHEDAMALVGSDLLVSGAYIKDRLGLAQTPEEIVEMLLDSVVAQVHHAVPWQAGARELLLALRDAGVPCALVTMSYQRLVAPILEHLPPETFRVIVTGDMVDRGKPHPEPYLTAAAALGVEPGDCVAVEDSPTGATSAAAAGCRVLVVPNHVPVPAAPGLVFRETLEELTPQELGSLRP; encoded by the coding sequence GTGACGAGCGCACCCCCCGGCCTGCCGGCCGCGGTCCTGTGGGACATGGACGGCACCATCGTGGACACCGAGCCCTACTGGATGGCGGCCGAGCAGGCCATCGCCGAGGAGCACGGCGGGACCTGGACCCACGAGGACGCGATGGCGCTGGTCGGCAGCGACCTGCTCGTCTCGGGCGCCTACATCAAGGACCGTCTCGGGCTGGCGCAGACGCCGGAGGAGATCGTCGAGATGCTCCTCGACAGCGTCGTCGCCCAGGTGCACCACGCGGTGCCGTGGCAGGCCGGCGCGCGGGAGCTACTGCTGGCACTGCGCGACGCCGGGGTGCCGTGCGCGCTGGTGACGATGTCCTACCAGCGGCTGGTCGCGCCGATCCTGGAGCACCTGCCGCCGGAGACCTTCCGGGTGATCGTCACCGGCGACATGGTCGACCGGGGCAAGCCGCACCCGGAGCCCTACCTGACGGCGGCGGCCGCCCTCGGCGTCGAGCCCGGTGACTGCGTCGCGGTCGAGGACTCGCCGACCGGGGCCACGTCCGCGGCGGCCGCGGGGTGCCGGGTGCTCGTCGTACCGAACCACGTGCCGGTGCCGGCCGCGCCCGGGCTGGTCTTCCGCGAGACGCTCGAGGAGCTCACTCCGCAGGAGCTGGGCTCGCTGCGCCCCTGA
- a CDS encoding RecB family exonuclease: MTTETTTAGVEPADPSERGGTPVDGVEVVGALSPSRVGDFLSCPLLFRFRTIDRLPEPPSPAAVRGTVVHRVLEQLFDLPAADRTPETADTMIDPAWAELQEIEPAVATMFPVDGPEVAAWLVSCRETLRRYFDLEDPRRLEPAERELYVETLTDTKLLLRGVVDRVDVAPDGAIRVVDYKTGASPSEMFEGKVLFQLKFYALVIWRTRGVVPKLLQLIYLGDGQVLRYEPDEHELLAVERKVQAVWQAIGQATERGEFQSRPGALCQWCAHQALCPSYGGTPPPFPFDTVRGAASPAPAE, translated from the coding sequence ATGACCACCGAGACCACCACGGCCGGCGTCGAGCCGGCCGATCCGTCCGAGCGCGGCGGTACGCCCGTCGACGGGGTCGAGGTGGTCGGCGCGCTGTCCCCCTCGCGGGTCGGCGACTTCCTGTCGTGCCCGCTGCTGTTCCGGTTCCGCACCATCGACCGGCTCCCCGAGCCGCCCTCCCCGGCCGCCGTGCGCGGCACCGTCGTCCACCGGGTCCTCGAGCAGCTCTTCGACCTCCCGGCCGCCGACCGCACGCCCGAGACGGCCGACACGATGATCGACCCGGCGTGGGCCGAGCTCCAGGAGATCGAGCCCGCGGTCGCCACCATGTTCCCCGTCGACGGTCCCGAGGTCGCCGCCTGGCTGGTCTCCTGCCGCGAGACGCTGCGCCGCTACTTCGACCTCGAGGACCCGCGCCGGCTCGAGCCCGCCGAGCGCGAGCTCTACGTCGAGACGCTCACCGACACCAAGCTGCTGCTGCGCGGGGTCGTCGACCGCGTCGACGTCGCCCCCGACGGCGCGATCCGGGTGGTCGACTACAAGACCGGCGCCTCCCCCAGCGAGATGTTCGAGGGCAAGGTCCTCTTCCAGCTCAAGTTCTACGCCCTGGTCATCTGGCGCACCCGCGGCGTCGTGCCCAAGCTGCTCCAGCTGATCTACCTCGGCGACGGCCAGGTGCTGCGCTACGAGCCCGACGAGCACGAGCTGCTCGCCGTCGAGCGCAAGGTCCAGGCGGTCTGGCAGGCCATCGGCCAGGCGACCGAGCGCGGGGAGTTCCAGTCCCGGCCGGGCGCGCTGTGCCAGTGGTGCGCGCACCAGGCCCTCTGCCCGTCCTACGGCGGGACTCCCCCGCCGTTCCCCTTCGACACGGTCAGGGGCGCAGCGAGCCCAGCTCCTGCGGAGTGA
- a CDS encoding site-2 protease family protein: protein MSGSSPSRPERAPVPRGMFRIGQIAGSDVLVSGSWFLIAGLIALIMAPRVDQVQSGLGVWKYVVGLAFAIALYLAVLLHEASHAVVARRFGFRVHSITLHFLGGATAIEGEAQRPRQEFWIAVVGPLTSILVGAGALGLWFVIPEGLLRLVVEGLAGANLLIGVLNLVPGLPLDGGRVLKAGVWAVTGRVETGTTVAAWGGRVLALLVGAWALWSTQFGSITSPLILGIVAIFLWTGASQALAVSQISRQFSRLDPVRLARRGLAVAPDLPLAEAVRRAREAEAGGIVTVTSDGRPSGLVNEDAARAVPEERRPWVPVSSVAHAIGPERTLPADVSGAALLETLRHNPATEYLLLNPDGSVYGVLVTSDVLRLVRRSG from the coding sequence GTGTCCGGTTCCTCCCCGTCCCGCCCCGAGCGTGCGCCCGTGCCCCGGGGGATGTTCCGGATCGGCCAGATCGCCGGCAGCGACGTCCTCGTGTCGGGCTCGTGGTTCCTCATCGCGGGCCTGATCGCGCTGATCATGGCGCCGCGGGTCGACCAGGTCCAGAGCGGCCTCGGCGTGTGGAAGTACGTCGTCGGGCTCGCCTTCGCGATCGCGCTCTACCTCGCTGTGCTGCTGCACGAGGCCTCGCACGCCGTGGTGGCCCGCCGGTTCGGCTTCCGGGTCCACTCCATCACCCTGCACTTCCTCGGCGGCGCGACGGCGATCGAGGGCGAGGCGCAGCGCCCGCGCCAGGAGTTCTGGATCGCGGTCGTCGGACCGCTGACCTCGATCCTGGTCGGTGCCGGCGCGCTCGGCCTGTGGTTCGTCATCCCCGAGGGCCTGCTGCGGCTGGTCGTCGAGGGCCTGGCCGGCGCGAACCTGCTCATCGGCGTGCTCAACCTGGTGCCCGGGCTGCCGCTCGACGGCGGCCGGGTGCTCAAGGCCGGCGTCTGGGCGGTCACCGGCCGGGTCGAGACCGGGACCACCGTCGCGGCGTGGGGCGGGCGCGTCCTGGCCCTGCTCGTCGGTGCCTGGGCGCTGTGGAGCACCCAGTTCGGGAGCATCACGAGCCCGCTGATCCTGGGCATCGTCGCGATCTTCCTGTGGACCGGCGCCTCCCAGGCGCTCGCTGTGTCCCAGATCAGCCGGCAGTTCAGCCGGCTCGACCCGGTCCGGCTGGCCCGCCGCGGCCTGGCCGTGGCCCCCGACCTCCCGCTCGCCGAGGCGGTCCGCCGGGCCCGCGAGGCCGAGGCCGGCGGCATCGTCACGGTCACCTCCGACGGCCGCCCGAGCGGGCTGGTCAACGAGGACGCCGCGCGCGCCGTACCGGAGGAGCGGCGGCCGTGGGTGCCGGTCTCCAGCGTCGCCCACGCCATCGGGCCGGAGCGGACCCTGCCCGCTGACGTCTCCGGCGCCGCGCTCCTCGAGACGCTGCGCCACAACCCGGCGACGGAGTACCTGCTGCTCAACCCCGACGGCTCGGTCTACGGCGTGCTGGTCACCTCCGACGTGCTCCGGCTCGTCCGCCGGTCCGGCTGA
- a CDS encoding tRNA (adenine-N1)-methyltransferase, with translation MTEATPDVPNDAWSGVHRGPLRAGEWVRLVDGKGRKHNFELVEGKRFFSNKGHLDHDELIGREEGFAVTSSVGGEYLVFRPLLSEFVVSMPRGAAVVYPKDSAQIVAMADIFPGAHVVEAGVGSGALTCSLLRAVGPHGRVSSYERREEFADIARRNVTQFFGGDHPAWHLTLGDLAEELPASGERCDRIILDMLAPWDCLDAAADALRPGGIVCAYVATTTQLSKFVEAVRVHGGFTEPAPWESLVRDWHVEGLAVRPGHKMIGHTAFLVTARRMAPGERAPLKKRRPAPGAYGPDYTGPRPPGVPATPADD, from the coding sequence GTGACCGAAGCGACTCCCGACGTCCCGAACGACGCCTGGTCCGGTGTGCACCGCGGCCCCCTGCGTGCCGGCGAGTGGGTGCGCCTGGTCGACGGCAAGGGCCGCAAGCACAACTTCGAGCTGGTCGAGGGCAAGCGGTTCTTCTCCAACAAGGGCCACCTCGACCACGACGAGCTGATCGGCCGCGAGGAGGGCTTCGCGGTCACCTCGTCGGTGGGCGGGGAGTACCTCGTCTTCCGCCCGCTGCTCTCCGAGTTCGTGGTCTCGATGCCGCGCGGCGCGGCCGTCGTCTACCCCAAGGACTCCGCCCAGATCGTGGCGATGGCCGACATCTTCCCCGGCGCCCACGTCGTCGAGGCCGGCGTCGGCTCCGGTGCGCTGACCTGCTCGCTGCTGCGCGCGGTCGGCCCGCACGGGCGCGTGTCGTCGTACGAGCGGCGCGAGGAGTTCGCCGACATCGCCCGGCGCAATGTCACCCAGTTCTTCGGCGGCGACCACCCGGCCTGGCACCTCACCCTCGGCGACCTCGCCGAGGAGCTGCCCGCCTCGGGCGAGCGCTGCGACCGGATCATCCTCGACATGCTCGCCCCCTGGGACTGCCTCGACGCCGCCGCCGACGCGCTGCGCCCCGGCGGCATCGTCTGCGCGTACGTCGCGACCACCACCCAGCTCTCGAAGTTCGTCGAGGCGGTGCGGGTCCACGGCGGCTTCACCGAGCCCGCGCCCTGGGAGTCGCTGGTGCGCGACTGGCACGTCGAGGGGCTCGCCGTACGGCCCGGGCACAAGATGATCGGCCACACGGCGTTCCTGGTGACCGCTCGCCGGATGGCCCCGGGCGAGCGCGCCCCGCTCAAGAAGCGCCGCCCCGCGCCGGGCGCCTACGGCCCCGACTACACCGGCCCGCGCCCGCCCGGCGTCCCCGCGACGCCTGCCGACGACTAG
- the arc gene encoding proteasome ATPase, translating into MGEGTSGSHRSRSREELEEQVRYLEDEVHDLRRRLVDTPGAPSRSLDMRLADAQRSLAAVTAQNERLATTLRDARDQIMKLKEEVDRLAQPPAGFGTFLQRNEDDSVDVFTGGRKLRVTVSPAVDLDTLQRGQEVMLNEALNVVAAFEFENVGDVVMFKELLADGERVLVIANADEERVVRLAEPLLTETLRAGDSLLLDARAGYAYEKVPKSEVEELVLEEVPDITYETIGGLGNQIEMIQDAVELPYLYPELFAEHELKPPKGILLYGPPGCGKTLIAKAVANSLAKKVAAKTGQEGKSFFLNIKGPELLNKYVGETERHIRLVFQRAREKASTGTPVIVFFDEMDSLFRTRGSGVSSDVENTIVPQLLSEIDGVELLENVLVIGASNREDMIDPAILRPGRLDVKIKIERPDAESARDIFSKYLTANLPLHTEDLAEFGGDRQATVSGMIRAAVERMYSETEENRFLEVTYANGDKEVLYFKDFNSGAMIQNIVDRAKKTAIKDFLDHDQKGLRISHLLQACVDEFKENEDLPNTTNPDDWARISGKKGERIVFIRTLITGKQGTEPGRSIDTVSDTGQYL; encoded by the coding sequence ATGGGAGAAGGCACTTCGGGGAGCCACCGCTCTCGGAGCCGCGAGGAGCTCGAGGAGCAGGTCCGCTACCTCGAGGACGAGGTCCACGACCTGCGCCGCCGCCTGGTCGACACGCCCGGAGCTCCGTCGAGATCGCTGGACATGCGGCTCGCGGACGCCCAGCGGTCGCTCGCGGCGGTCACCGCGCAGAACGAGCGCCTGGCCACGACCCTGCGCGACGCGCGGGACCAGATCATGAAGCTGAAGGAGGAGGTCGACCGGCTGGCGCAGCCGCCGGCGGGCTTCGGCACCTTCCTCCAGCGCAACGAGGACGACTCGGTCGACGTGTTCACCGGCGGCCGCAAGCTGCGGGTCACCGTGAGCCCGGCGGTCGACCTCGACACGCTGCAGCGCGGCCAGGAGGTCATGCTCAACGAGGCGCTCAACGTGGTCGCCGCGTTCGAGTTCGAGAACGTCGGTGACGTGGTCATGTTCAAGGAGCTCCTCGCCGACGGCGAGCGGGTCCTGGTGATCGCCAACGCCGACGAGGAGCGCGTCGTACGGCTGGCCGAGCCGCTGCTCACCGAGACGCTTCGGGCCGGCGACTCGCTGCTGCTCGACGCCCGCGCCGGCTACGCGTACGAGAAGGTCCCGAAGTCCGAGGTCGAGGAGCTCGTCCTCGAAGAGGTCCCCGACATCACCTACGAGACCATCGGCGGCCTGGGCAACCAGATCGAGATGATCCAGGACGCCGTCGAGCTGCCCTACCTCTACCCCGAGCTGTTCGCCGAGCACGAGCTCAAGCCGCCCAAGGGCATCCTGCTCTACGGCCCTCCGGGCTGCGGCAAGACGCTCATCGCCAAGGCGGTCGCCAACTCGCTGGCCAAGAAGGTCGCGGCCAAGACGGGCCAGGAGGGCAAGTCCTTCTTCCTCAACATCAAGGGCCCCGAGCTCCTCAACAAGTACGTCGGCGAGACCGAGCGCCACATCCGCCTGGTCTTCCAGCGGGCTCGCGAGAAGGCCAGCACCGGCACACCGGTCATCGTGTTCTTCGACGAGATGGACTCCCTGTTCCGCACCCGCGGCTCGGGCGTCTCCTCCGACGTCGAGAACACGATCGTCCCGCAGCTGCTCAGCGAGATCGACGGCGTCGAGCTGCTCGAGAACGTCCTGGTCATCGGCGCCTCCAACCGCGAGGACATGATCGACCCGGCGATCCTGCGCCCCGGTCGCCTCGACGTGAAGATCAAGATCGAGCGCCCCGACGCCGAGTCGGCACGCGACATCTTCAGCAAGTACCTCACCGCCAACCTGCCGCTGCACACCGAGGACCTCGCCGAGTTCGGCGGCGACCGCCAGGCGACCGTCAGCGGCATGATCCGCGCGGCGGTCGAGCGGATGTACTCCGAGACCGAGGAGAACCGCTTCCTCGAGGTCACCTACGCCAACGGTGACAAGGAGGTCCTCTACTTCAAGGACTTCAACTCCGGCGCGATGATCCAGAACATCGTCGACCGGGCCAAGAAGACCGCGATCAAGGACTTCCTCGACCACGACCAGAAGGGGCTGCGGATCTCGCACCTCCTCCAGGCGTGCGTCGACGAGTTCAAGGAGAACGAGGACCTGCCCAACACGACCAACCCCGACGACTGGGCGCGGATCTCGGGCAAGAAGGGCGAGCGGATCGTGTTCATCCGCACGCTCATCACCGGCAAGCAGGGCACCGAGCCCGGCCGCTCCATCGACACGGTCAGCGACACGGGCCAGTACCTCTGA
- the dop gene encoding depupylase/deamidase Dop, translating to MSVRRVMGTEVEYGISVQGQPTANPMVASSQVVNAYATATVRARRARWDFEEESPLRDARGFDMSRQIADPTQLTDEDLGLANVILTNGARLYVDHAHPEYSTPEVVTPLDIVRWDKAGEQVMLDAARRAQQLPGNPQIVLYKNNTDNKGASYGAHENYLMRRSTPFGDIVRHLTPFFVSRQVFCGAGRVGKGQDGRGEGFQISQRADFFEVEVGLETTLKRPIINTRDEPHADPEKYRRLHVIIGDANLSEIATYLKVGTTSLVLAMIEDRFISRDLSVDGPVAALRAVSHDPGLRELVTLADGRKLTGIQLQLEYLDLAKKYVEDRYGADADAQTVDVLARWEDVLARLESDPMSLADQLDWVAKLKLIEQYRSRDGLGWKDAKLQLIDYQYSDIRPEKGLYHRLVGAGRIQRLLTDDEVDAAMTNPPAETRAYFRGRCLEKYAPDIAAASWDSVIFDLPGRESLQRVPTIDPLRGSKAHVGALIDKCATADELVRALTR from the coding sequence ATGAGCGTGCGCCGCGTGATGGGCACCGAGGTCGAGTACGGCATCTCGGTCCAGGGCCAGCCGACCGCCAACCCGATGGTGGCGTCGTCCCAGGTCGTCAACGCCTACGCCACGGCGACCGTGCGGGCGCGGCGGGCGCGGTGGGACTTCGAGGAGGAGTCGCCGCTGCGTGACGCGCGCGGCTTCGACATGTCGCGCCAGATCGCCGACCCGACCCAGCTCACCGACGAGGACCTGGGGCTGGCCAACGTCATCCTCACCAACGGCGCCCGGCTCTACGTCGACCACGCCCACCCGGAGTACTCCACCCCCGAGGTGGTGACCCCCCTCGACATCGTCCGGTGGGACAAGGCGGGGGAGCAGGTCATGCTCGACGCCGCCCGCCGCGCCCAGCAGCTGCCGGGCAACCCGCAGATCGTGCTCTACAAGAACAACACCGACAACAAGGGCGCCTCCTACGGCGCCCACGAGAACTACCTGATGCGGCGCTCGACGCCGTTCGGCGACATCGTGCGGCACCTCACGCCGTTCTTCGTCAGCCGCCAGGTGTTCTGCGGCGCCGGCCGGGTCGGCAAGGGCCAGGACGGGCGGGGCGAGGGCTTCCAGATCAGCCAGCGCGCCGACTTCTTCGAGGTCGAGGTCGGCCTCGAGACCACGCTCAAGCGGCCCATCATCAACACCCGCGACGAGCCGCACGCCGATCCCGAGAAGTACCGCCGGCTCCACGTCATCATCGGCGACGCCAACCTCTCCGAGATCGCCACCTACCTCAAGGTCGGCACCACCTCGCTGGTGCTGGCGATGATCGAGGACCGCTTCATCAGCCGCGACCTGAGCGTCGACGGCCCGGTGGCGGCGCTGCGGGCGGTCTCCCACGACCCCGGGCTGCGTGAGCTGGTCACCCTGGCCGACGGCCGCAAGCTGACCGGCATCCAGCTCCAGCTGGAGTACCTCGACCTGGCCAAGAAGTACGTCGAGGACCGCTACGGCGCCGACGCGGACGCCCAGACGGTCGACGTACTGGCCCGCTGGGAGGACGTCCTGGCCCGGCTCGAGTCCGACCCGATGTCGCTGGCCGACCAGCTCGACTGGGTCGCCAAGCTCAAGCTGATCGAGCAGTACCGCTCGCGCGACGGGCTGGGCTGGAAGGACGCCAAGCTCCAGCTCATCGACTACCAGTACTCCGACATCCGCCCCGAGAAGGGCCTCTACCACCGCCTCGTCGGGGCCGGCCGGATCCAGCGGCTGCTCACCGACGACGAGGTCGACGCCGCGATGACCAACCCGCCGGCCGAGACCCGCGCCTACTTCCGCGGCCGCTGCCTGGAGAAGTACGCGCCCGACATCGCCGCGGCGTCGTGGGACTCGGTCATCTTCGACCTGCCCGGACGCGAGTCCCTGCAGCGCGTGCCCACCATCGACCCGCTGCGCGGCAGCAAGGCCCACGTGGGCGCGCTGATCGACAAGTGCGCGACGGCTGACGAGTTGGTCCGCGCGCTCACCCGTTGA
- a CDS encoding ubiquitin-like protein Pup codes for MAQEQKQPRKSDETEETTEVAPESDVAERKESLDDDVDAILDEIDDVLETNAEDFVKSFIQKGGE; via the coding sequence ATGGCTCAGGAGCAGAAGCAGCCGCGCAAGTCCGACGAGACCGAGGAGACCACCGAGGTCGCCCCCGAGAGCGACGTCGCCGAGCGCAAGGAGTCGCTCGACGACGACGTCGACGCGATCCTCGACGAGATCGACGACGTCCTCGAGACCAACGCCGAGGACTTCGTGAAGTCGTTCATCCAGAAGGGCGGCGAGTAG
- the prcB gene encoding proteasome subunit beta: MSDARIPGAFLRPGTSSFSDFLAENAPDLLPARRSLPAGSPGAAADLAPHGTTIVALTFPGGVVMAGDRRATMGNVIAQRDIEKVFPADEYSVVGIAGTAGLAVEMVRLFQVELEHYEKIEGSILSLDGKANRLSALIRANLAMAMQGLAVVPMFAGYDLDSGTGRIFGYDVTGGRHEEAAFFTVGSGSMFARGALKKLYRDDLSADDAVRVCLQALYDAADDDSATGGPDLTRRIFPVVWVVTADGGVRILEDRIGALADQVVGARLQRPDGPVAPLPGGGEEAQA, from the coding sequence ATGAGCGACGCGCGCATCCCGGGCGCCTTCCTGCGCCCGGGCACCTCCTCGTTCAGCGACTTCCTCGCCGAGAACGCCCCCGACCTGCTCCCCGCCCGCCGCTCGCTGCCCGCCGGCAGCCCCGGTGCGGCCGCCGACCTCGCCCCCCACGGGACGACGATCGTCGCGCTGACCTTCCCCGGTGGCGTGGTGATGGCCGGGGACCGGCGCGCGACGATGGGCAACGTCATCGCCCAGCGCGACATCGAGAAGGTCTTCCCGGCCGACGAGTACTCCGTGGTCGGCATCGCCGGCACCGCCGGTCTCGCGGTCGAGATGGTCCGGCTGTTCCAGGTCGAGCTCGAGCACTACGAGAAGATCGAGGGCTCGATCCTCTCCCTCGACGGCAAGGCCAACCGGCTCTCCGCGCTGATCCGCGCCAACCTCGCCATGGCGATGCAGGGGCTGGCCGTCGTCCCGATGTTCGCCGGCTACGACCTCGACAGCGGCACCGGCCGGATCTTCGGCTACGACGTGACCGGCGGCCGGCACGAGGAGGCGGCGTTCTTCACCGTCGGCTCGGGCTCGATGTTCGCCCGCGGCGCCCTCAAGAAGCTCTACCGCGACGACCTCTCCGCCGACGACGCCGTCCGGGTGTGCCTCCAGGCCCTCTACGACGCCGCCGACGACGACTCCGCCACCGGTGGCCCCGACCTGACCCGCCGGATCTTCCCGGTCGTGTGGGTGGTCACCGCCGACGGCGGCGTCCGCATCCTCGAGGACCGGATCGGCGCCCTCGCCGACCAGGTCGTCGGCGCCCGCCTGCAGCGTCCCGACGGACCCGTCGCCCCGCTGCCCGGCGGGGGAGAGGAGGCTCAGGCATGA
- the prcA gene encoding proteasome subunit alpha: protein MSTPFYVSPEQLMKDRADFARKGIARGRSLVAVQYADGVLLVTENPSQALHKVSELYDRLAFAAVGRYNEFENLRIAGVRLADMRGYAYDRRDVTGRGLANAYAQTLGTIFSSGGEKPYEVEIFVAEVGATAADDQIYRLTYEGRVADEHGYAVMGGDAETVTSYLEAHYTDGATLDAALRVAVAALGHTAVGGKVEDRVIPVGDLEVAVLDRTRTQPRKFRRVLPARLEELLGDRGPAEHAAPLPDDGVGGSVPAGGGPDDPADPTDQVSGHVAPLEDPGTGEPSSGEPPVAPPL, encoded by the coding sequence ATGAGCACCCCGTTCTACGTCTCGCCCGAGCAGCTGATGAAGGACCGGGCCGACTTCGCCCGCAAGGGCATCGCCCGCGGCCGCTCCCTCGTCGCCGTCCAGTACGCCGACGGCGTCCTCCTGGTCACCGAGAACCCCTCGCAGGCCCTGCACAAGGTCTCCGAGCTCTACGACCGCCTCGCGTTCGCCGCGGTCGGCCGCTACAACGAGTTCGAGAACCTCCGCATCGCCGGGGTCCGCCTCGCCGACATGCGCGGCTACGCCTACGACCGGCGCGACGTCACCGGCCGCGGCCTGGCCAACGCCTACGCCCAGACCCTCGGCACGATCTTCTCCTCGGGCGGCGAGAAGCCCTACGAGGTCGAGATCTTCGTCGCCGAGGTCGGCGCCACCGCCGCCGACGACCAGATCTACCGGCTGACCTACGAGGGCCGGGTCGCCGACGAGCACGGCTACGCGGTGATGGGCGGTGACGCTGAGACCGTGACGTCGTACCTTGAGGCGCACTACACCGACGGCGCCACCCTCGACGCCGCCCTGCGCGTCGCGGTGGCCGCGCTCGGCCACACCGCCGTCGGCGGAAAGGTCGAGGACCGGGTGATCCCGGTCGGCGACCTCGAGGTCGCCGTCCTCGACCGCACCCGCACCCAGCCGCGCAAGTTCCGCCGGGTCCTCCCGGCCCGCCTCGAGGAGCTTCTCGGCGACCGCGGCCCGGCCGAGCACGCCGCCCCGCTGCCCGACGACGGCGTCGGCGGCTCCGTGCCCGCCGGTGGCGGCCCCGACGACCCGGCCGACCCGACCGACCAGGTCTCCGGCCACGTCGCGCCGCTCGAGGACCCGGGCACCGGCGAGCCGTCGTCCGGCGAGCCGCCGGTGGCGCCGCCGCTCTAG
- the pafA gene encoding Pup--protein ligase has product MDRRIFGIENEYGVTCTFRGQRRLSPDEVARYLFRKVVSWGRSSNVFLRNGARLYLDVGSHPEYATPECDDVTELVTHDKAGERVLEGLLLDAEQRLHDEGIAGEIYLFKNNTDSAGNSYGCHENYLVSRAGEFSRLADVLIPFLVTRQIIVGAGKVTQTPRGTSYSVSQRAEHIWEGVSSATTRSRPIINTRDEPHADAEKYRRLHVIVGDSNMSETTTMLKVASCDLVLRMIEEGVVMRDLTMENPIRAIREIAHDVTGRRKVRLANGREASALEIQGEYLAKARDFVDRRGISTPVIERSLDLWERGLKAVESDDLSLVDREIDWVIKWKLIDRYRAKHGLPMSHPRVAQLDLAYHDIHRNRGLYYLLEKRGAVARVSTDLKIFEAKSVPPQNTRARLRGEFIRRAQERRRDFTVDWVHLKLNDQAQRTVLCKDPFRAYDERVQRLIDGM; this is encoded by the coding sequence ATGGACCGGCGGATCTTCGGGATCGAGAACGAATACGGGGTCACCTGCACGTTCCGCGGCCAGCGCCGGCTCAGTCCCGACGAGGTCGCGCGCTACCTGTTCCGCAAGGTCGTGAGCTGGGGTCGTTCCAGCAACGTCTTCCTGCGCAACGGCGCCCGGCTCTACCTCGACGTCGGCAGCCACCCGGAGTACGCCACCCCCGAGTGCGACGACGTCACCGAGCTCGTCACGCACGACAAGGCGGGGGAGCGGGTGCTCGAGGGGCTGCTGCTCGACGCCGAGCAGCGGCTGCACGACGAGGGCATCGCGGGCGAGATCTACCTGTTCAAGAACAACACCGACTCCGCGGGCAACTCCTACGGCTGCCACGAGAACTACCTGGTCAGCCGGGCCGGTGAGTTCAGCCGGCTCGCCGACGTGCTCATCCCGTTCCTGGTGACCCGCCAGATCATCGTGGGCGCCGGCAAGGTGACCCAGACGCCGCGGGGGACCAGCTACTCGGTCAGCCAGCGCGCCGAGCACATCTGGGAGGGCGTCTCCAGCGCGACCACCCGGAGCCGGCCGATCATCAACACCCGCGACGAGCCTCACGCGGACGCCGAGAAGTACCGCCGGCTCCACGTCATCGTCGGCGACTCCAACATGAGCGAGACGACCACCATGCTCAAGGTCGCCTCCTGCGACCTGGTGCTGCGGATGATCGAGGAGGGCGTGGTGATGCGCGACCTCACGATGGAGAACCCCATCCGGGCCATCCGCGAGATCGCGCACGACGTCACCGGGCGGCGCAAGGTGCGCCTGGCCAACGGGCGCGAGGCGAGCGCGCTGGAGATCCAGGGCGAGTACCTCGCCAAGGCCCGCGACTTCGTCGACCGCCGTGGGATCAGCACGCCGGTCATCGAGCGCTCGCTCGACCTGTGGGAGCGGGGCCTCAAGGCGGTCGAGTCCGACGACCTCAGCCTGGTCGACCGCGAGATCGACTGGGTGATCAAGTGGAAGCTCATCGATCGCTACCGCGCCAAGCACGGGCTGCCGATGAGCCACCCGCGCGTGGCCCAGCTCGACCTGGCCTACCACGACATCCACCGCAACCGCGGGCTCTACTACCTGCTCGAGAAGCGCGGGGCGGTCGCCCGGGTCTCCACCGACCTCAAGATCTTCGAGGCCAAGTCGGTCCCGCCCCAGAACACCCGGGCCCGGCTGCGCGGCGAGTTCATCCGTCGCGCCCAGGAGCGGCGCCGCGACTTCACCGTCGACTGGGTGCACCTCAAGCTCAACGACCAGGCGCAGCGCACGGTGCTCTGCAAGGACCCGTTCCGGGCGTACGACGAGCGCGTGCAGCGACTCATCGACGGCATGTGA